The following are encoded together in the Pectobacterium wasabiae CFBP 3304 genome:
- the btuB gene encoding TonB-dependent vitamin B12 receptor BtuB, which yields MIKKISLLTALSVTAFSGWAQENSSSQNSSSEKNADDVVVTANRFAQPVSSVLAPTTVVTREEIDRWQAKNLTDVMRRLPGVDIEQSGGLGQQSALRIRGSESRHVLILMDGIRLNQAGISGSSDLSQIPLSLVQKIEYIRGARSAVYGSDAIGGVVNIITTREKNGTTLAAGVGSKGYQTYDLATQQTSDSGTTVTLAGNYAYTKGFDIAAADAPRQPDRDGFMSKSIYGAVKQQFNDEFSGFLRGYGFDNRTDYDGYDALEDVTWAVLGTPNIRQLYSQTWDTGVQFNRDIYSSQLVASYSHTKDLNFDPAKGRYSPASTLDDVKQYNLQWGNTLAVGAGSVSAGVDWQKQTSQPGTNRVMAGHEQRNTGVYATAQQKISSVTLEGAVRGDDNNVFGWHNTWQSSAAWEFIEGYSIFASYGTAYKAPNLNQVYSEKYGNLNLKPEESKQWEGGFEGLTGLVNWRLSGYRNDIDNLINFDSTNRYSNIQKARIKGAEATASFDTGPLAHTVSFDYLDPRNSQTNKVLLRRAKQQVKYQLDWAVANIDWSVTYQYLGQRYDTDYNTFQPVKLGGVSLWDLAASYPVTSHLTVRGRIANLFDKEYETAYGYRTAGREYYLTGSYTF from the coding sequence ATGATTAAAAAAATTTCGCTGCTGACGGCGCTTTCTGTCACGGCATTTTCTGGCTGGGCGCAGGAAAATAGTTCATCTCAAAACTCGTCATCGGAAAAAAATGCTGATGATGTGGTGGTAACAGCAAATCGTTTCGCCCAGCCCGTTTCTTCAGTGCTGGCGCCTACTACGGTAGTAACAAGGGAAGAGATCGACCGTTGGCAGGCAAAAAATCTGACTGATGTTATGCGCCGCTTGCCAGGTGTGGATATTGAACAAAGTGGTGGATTGGGACAACAGAGCGCACTACGTATCAGAGGCTCTGAGAGCAGACATGTTCTTATTCTAATGGATGGTATTCGTTTGAATCAGGCAGGTATTAGCGGTTCTTCTGACCTCAGCCAGATTCCCTTATCTTTGGTTCAAAAAATAGAATATATCCGTGGCGCACGTTCTGCGGTCTATGGTTCTGACGCTATTGGTGGTGTGGTAAACATCATCACTACTAGAGAAAAGAATGGCACCACATTGGCTGCAGGCGTTGGTTCAAAAGGTTACCAAACCTATGATTTGGCAACACAACAGACTTCGGATAGTGGCACAACGGTCACGTTAGCGGGTAACTACGCCTACACTAAAGGGTTTGACATTGCAGCCGCTGATGCTCCACGCCAGCCAGATCGTGATGGATTCATGAGTAAATCCATTTATGGTGCAGTAAAGCAGCAGTTTAACGACGAATTTAGTGGTTTTCTGCGTGGCTACGGTTTCGATAATCGAACCGATTATGATGGCTATGACGCCCTTGAGGACGTAACGTGGGCTGTACTGGGTACACCAAATATTCGACAACTCTATAGTCAAACGTGGGATACAGGGGTTCAATTTAATCGGGATATCTATTCAAGCCAGTTAGTCGCTAGTTATAGCCATACTAAGGATCTAAATTTTGATCCTGCTAAGGGGCGTTATAGCCCAGCATCAACATTGGATGATGTGAAACAATATAACCTGCAATGGGGAAATACGCTTGCTGTTGGAGCTGGGAGTGTGAGTGCCGGTGTGGATTGGCAAAAACAGACATCACAGCCAGGTACAAATCGCGTCATGGCCGGACATGAACAGCGTAACACTGGTGTCTATGCCACTGCCCAACAAAAAATAAGCAGCGTGACGCTAGAAGGGGCTGTTAGAGGCGATGACAATAATGTTTTTGGCTGGCATAACACTTGGCAATCAAGTGCTGCGTGGGAGTTTATTGAGGGGTACAGTATCTTTGCCTCTTATGGCACTGCATATAAAGCACCGAATCTGAATCAGGTCTACAGCGAAAAATACGGTAACCTCAATCTTAAGCCAGAAGAAAGCAAACAGTGGGAAGGCGGCTTCGAAGGTTTGACGGGGCTAGTTAACTGGAGATTATCTGGCTATCGCAATGATATTGATAACCTCATCAATTTTGACTCAACAAATCGTTACAGCAATATCCAAAAAGCGCGAATCAAGGGTGCTGAAGCAACGGCATCTTTCGATACTGGCCCTCTGGCCCATACGGTTTCTTTTGATTACCTCGACCCTCGTAATAGCCAGACGAATAAAGTGTTATTACGTCGCGCCAAGCAGCAGGTCAAATATCAGTTAGATTGGGCAGTAGCCAATATCGATTGGTCGGTGACTTATCAGTATCTAGGCCAACGTTATGACACGGATTACAACACGTTCCAGCCTGTGAAATTAGGTGGCGTAAGCCTCTGGGATCTCGCCGCATCATATCCCGTCACCTCACATCTGACAGTTCGTGGTAGAATCGCCAACCTGTTTGATAAAGAGTATGAGACGGCATATGGCTACCGCACGGCAGGACGAGAATACTATCTCACAGGAAGCTATACCTTCTAA
- the sthA gene encoding Si-specific NAD(P)(+) transhydrogenase, whose protein sequence is MTLEHQFDYDAIVIGSGPGGEGAAMGLAKHGAKIAVIERHYNVGGGCTHWGTIPSKALRHAVSRIIEFNQNPLYSDNSRIIRSSFSDILRHADSVIGQQTRMRQGFYERNQCELFSGEASFIDAHTIAVHYPDNTHETLTAAHIIIATGSRPYHPAEVDFNHPRIYDSDSILQLDHEPQHVIIYGAGVIGCEYASIFRGLSVKVDLINTRDRLLAFLDQEMSDALSYHFWNNGVVIRHNEEFESIEGLPDGVIVNLKSGKKMKADCLLYANGRTGNTETLGLENIGLSTDSRGQLKVNSMYQTALAHIYAIGDVIGYPSLASAAYDQGRLAAQAIIKGDASAHLIEDIPTGIYTIPEISSVGKTEQELTAMKVPYEVGRAQFKHLARAQIVGMNVGSLKILFHRETKQILGIHCFGERAAEIIHIGQAIMEQKGEGNTIEYFVNTTFNYPTMAEAYRVAALNGLNRLF, encoded by the coding sequence ATGACTCTAGAACATCAATTCGATTATGATGCCATCGTTATTGGTTCCGGTCCCGGCGGTGAAGGTGCAGCAATGGGATTAGCCAAGCACGGAGCCAAAATTGCAGTGATTGAACGCCACTACAATGTCGGTGGCGGCTGTACCCACTGGGGGACGATTCCTTCCAAAGCCCTCCGCCACGCCGTCAGCCGTATTATCGAGTTCAACCAAAACCCCCTCTACAGTGACAACTCCCGTATTATTCGATCCTCATTTTCCGACATCCTACGCCATGCCGACAGCGTCATTGGTCAGCAAACCCGTATGCGGCAAGGGTTTTATGAGCGTAACCAGTGCGAGCTGTTCTCCGGTGAAGCCAGCTTCATCGACGCCCATACGATCGCCGTTCACTACCCAGACAATACCCATGAAACGCTAACTGCTGCTCATATTATTATCGCGACCGGTTCACGTCCGTATCATCCGGCAGAAGTCGACTTCAACCACCCACGCATTTACGACAGCGACTCCATTTTGCAACTCGACCACGAGCCCCAGCACGTCATCATTTACGGCGCGGGCGTGATCGGCTGCGAATATGCCTCTATCTTTCGCGGCCTGAGCGTTAAGGTCGATTTAATCAATACTCGCGATAGGCTATTGGCCTTTCTCGATCAGGAAATGTCGGATGCGCTGTCCTATCATTTCTGGAACAACGGCGTAGTTATCCGCCACAACGAAGAGTTCGAAAGTATTGAAGGGCTGCCTGACGGCGTCATCGTCAACCTGAAATCAGGTAAAAAGATGAAGGCAGACTGCCTGCTCTATGCCAACGGACGCACGGGGAACACGGAAACGCTGGGGTTGGAAAATATCGGCCTGAGCACCGACAGTCGCGGCCAGCTCAAGGTCAACAGCATGTACCAGACTGCGCTGGCACATATTTATGCCATCGGTGATGTCATCGGCTATCCCAGCCTGGCATCCGCCGCTTACGATCAGGGTCGGCTCGCCGCGCAGGCAATCATTAAAGGCGATGCCAGCGCGCATCTGATCGAAGATATTCCGACTGGCATTTATACCATCCCGGAAATCAGCTCCGTGGGGAAAACCGAGCAAGAACTTACTGCGATGAAAGTGCCTTATGAAGTCGGACGGGCACAGTTCAAACATCTGGCACGGGCGCAGATTGTTGGGATGAATGTGGGGAGTTTGAAGATTCTGTTTCACCGTGAAACCAAACAGATCCTGGGTATTCACTGCTTTGGTGAACGCGCCGCTGAGATTATCCACATCGGGCAGGCCATCATGGAACAGAAAGGTGAAGGTAATACTATCGAATATTTCGTTAATACCACCTTCAACTATCCAACCATGGCAGAGGCTTACCGCGTGGCAGCCCTGAACGGGCTTAACCGCTTATTTTGA
- a CDS encoding YijD family membrane protein produces MTEKPHQEKGTLVLALIAGLSVNGAFAALFSSIVPFSIFPLIALVLSIYCLHQRYLHHSMPEGIPMLAAASFLLGLLIYSAIVRVEYPAIGSNFIPSILSVALVFWIGLRLRRRKASESVSAEESETL; encoded by the coding sequence ATGACAGAAAAACCTCACCAAGAAAAAGGTACGCTGGTATTGGCGCTGATTGCGGGCCTTTCCGTCAACGGCGCATTCGCCGCCTTGTTCAGCAGTATTGTTCCGTTCTCGATTTTTCCTCTGATTGCGCTGGTATTGTCCATTTACTGCCTGCATCAACGTTATTTGCACCACAGTATGCCGGAAGGCATTCCGATGTTGGCGGCGGCCAGCTTTCTGCTGGGCTTATTGATTTACAGTGCTATCGTGCGCGTTGAATATCCCGCCATTGGATCGAACTTTATTCCTTCAATTCTGAGTGTGGCATTGGTTTTCTGGATTGGTTTGAGACTGCGTCGCAGAAAAGCCTCGGAGTCAGTATCAGCAGAAGAGAGTGAAACACTGTAG
- the murB gene encoding UDP-N-acetylmuramate dehydrogenase, which yields MAPSVISLKSHNSFSLSVSASCLMIADTKDKLIEEWRAASASQEPVLLLGEGSNVLFLEDFLGTILLNRLKGIDVREESDGWYLHVGAGENWHQLVEYTLKYGMAGLENLALIPGCVGSAPIQNIGAYGIELQHVCDYVELLDLKEGKTRRLTAEACQFGYRESIFKHQYRSGFAITAVGLFLKKEWNPILSYGDLAKLNPETVTPQQVFDSVCHMRRSKLPDPIVTGNAGSFFKNPIVTQQHAKDILREYPHAPQYLQADGNVKLAAGWLIDQCKLKGFQLGGAAVHEQQALVLINKDDAKSSDIVELARYVRNQVDAKFSIRLEPEVRFIAAYGEVNASEVLS from the coding sequence ATGGCGCCAAGCGTTATTTCATTGAAGTCTCATAACTCTTTCTCATTATCTGTTTCTGCATCTTGTCTTATGATTGCGGATACTAAGGATAAATTGATTGAAGAGTGGCGCGCCGCCAGTGCATCACAAGAGCCAGTTTTATTACTAGGAGAAGGAAGTAATGTTCTTTTTCTGGAAGATTTTTTAGGCACAATTCTGTTAAATCGGCTCAAAGGTATAGATGTTCGCGAAGAAAGCGATGGCTGGTATCTTCATGTCGGTGCGGGTGAAAATTGGCATCAATTAGTTGAATATACGCTTAAATATGGCATGGCTGGGTTAGAAAATTTAGCGTTAATTCCCGGATGTGTGGGATCTGCACCTATACAGAATATTGGTGCATATGGCATCGAATTACAACATGTCTGCGACTACGTTGAATTATTGGATCTAAAAGAAGGTAAAACGAGGCGTCTTACTGCTGAGGCATGCCAATTCGGTTACCGTGAAAGTATATTTAAGCATCAATATCGCTCTGGGTTTGCAATTACTGCAGTAGGACTTTTTTTAAAGAAAGAGTGGAATCCAATACTGAGTTACGGTGATTTGGCAAAACTGAATCCTGAGACTGTCACGCCACAGCAGGTCTTTGATTCTGTATGCCATATGCGTCGAAGCAAACTCCCTGATCCAATAGTGACAGGCAATGCAGGCAGCTTCTTCAAGAATCCGATAGTTACACAACAGCACGCTAAAGATATCTTACGAGAATATCCACATGCACCCCAGTATTTACAAGCTGATGGCAACGTTAAATTGGCAGCAGGGTGGTTAATCGATCAGTGTAAGCTTAAAGGATTTCAACTCGGTGGTGCGGCTGTTCACGAGCAACAGGCATTAGTTCTGATCAATAAAGATGATGCAAAAAGCTCAGACATTGTCGAGTTAGCTCGTTATGTTCGTAATCAAGTCGATGCAAAGTTCTCTATACGGCTGGAACCAGAGGTTCGCTTTATTGCTGCGTATGGTGAGGTTAACGCTAGCGAGGTATTATCATGA
- the coaA gene encoding type I pantothenate kinase, translating to MSNREQSLATPYLQFNRSQWAALRDSVPLTLTEEEIIKLKGINEDLSLDEVAEIYLPLSRLLNFYISSNLRRQAVLEQFLGTDGQKIPYIIGIAGSVAVGKSTTARVLQALLSRWPEHRSVELITTDGFLHPNKVLKERDLMKKKGFPQSYDMHSLVKFVSDIKSGTHQVTAPTYSHLAYDIVPNNHKILEQPDILILEGLNVLQSGMDYPHDPHRVFVSDFVDFSIYVDAPETLLQTWYINRFLKFRQGAFSNPNSYFHNYAKLTEEEAVGIASQLWKEINGLNLKENILPTRERASLIMTKSANHAVECVRLRK from the coding sequence ATGAGCAATAGAGAGCAATCTTTGGCCACGCCATACCTACAGTTTAACCGCAGCCAATGGGCCGCCTTGCGCGATTCAGTCCCGTTAACGCTGACAGAAGAAGAGATCATTAAGCTAAAAGGAATTAATGAAGATCTTTCATTAGATGAAGTCGCAGAAATTTATCTGCCATTATCTCGCCTGCTCAATTTTTATATCAGCTCTAACTTACGTCGCCAGGCTGTACTTGAGCAGTTCTTAGGGACTGATGGCCAAAAAATACCTTATATAATCGGCATTGCAGGCAGTGTTGCAGTCGGAAAAAGTACCACTGCCCGTGTACTCCAAGCACTATTAAGTCGCTGGCCAGAACATCGCAGTGTAGAATTAATTACAACAGATGGATTTCTTCATCCAAATAAAGTGCTCAAAGAACGTGATTTGATGAAGAAAAAAGGCTTTCCACAATCATATGATATGCATAGCTTGGTGAAATTTGTTTCTGATATAAAATCAGGAACACATCAAGTCACGGCCCCAACATATTCTCACCTAGCATATGATATTGTCCCTAACAATCATAAAATATTGGAACAGCCTGATATTTTAATATTGGAAGGCTTAAACGTCTTACAAAGTGGGATGGACTATCCACATGATCCACATAGAGTTTTTGTTTCAGACTTCGTGGATTTTTCTATCTATGTCGATGCACCTGAAACACTACTTCAAACATGGTATATAAATCGCTTTCTGAAATTTAGGCAAGGCGCATTCTCAAATCCAAATTCATATTTCCATAATTATGCGAAACTAACGGAAGAAGAAGCTGTTGGCATTGCATCTCAATTATGGAAAGAAATCAACGGACTTAATTTAAAAGAAAACATCCTACCTACTCGGGAAAGAGCTAGCCTTATTATGACTAAAAGTGCTAACCACGCCGTTGAGTGTGTTCGGTTAAGAAAATAG
- the trmA gene encoding tRNA (uridine(54)-C5)-methyltransferase TrmA, translated as MTPEILPIEDYDDQLAEKTERLRGMMAPFNAPEPAVFRSPVSHYRMRAEFRIWHEGDELYHIMFDQQTKQRIRVDRFPAASELINRLMPELLAAIQPDPVLRRKLFQIDYLSTLSGEMIVSLLYHRALNEEWQEHARALRDSLAAQGFNLQLIGRATKTKICLDRDYVDECLPVAGRDMIYRQVENSFTQPNAAVNIKMLEWALDATAGSKGDLLELYCGNGNFSLALARNFERVLATEIAKPSVAAAQYNIAANKIENVQIIRMAAEEFTQAMQGVRQFNRLQGIDLTSYQCETIFVDPPRSGLDDETVKLVQAYPRILYISCNPETLSNNLQTLSETHDIRRLALFDQFPYTHHMECGVLLEKRQ; from the coding sequence ATGACGCCAGAAATCCTGCCTATCGAAGATTATGACGACCAGCTTGCAGAGAAAACCGAGCGTCTGCGCGGAATGATGGCGCCTTTCAACGCACCTGAACCTGCCGTCTTCCGTTCTCCCGTCAGTCACTATCGGATGCGTGCCGAATTCCGTATCTGGCACGAGGGTGACGAGCTTTATCACATCATGTTTGACCAGCAGACCAAACAACGCATCCGAGTCGATCGATTCCCAGCGGCCAGTGAACTGATTAACCGCCTGATGCCGGAGCTGCTTGCCGCCATCCAGCCTGACCCCGTACTGCGCCGTAAGCTGTTCCAGATAGATTATCTGTCGACCCTAAGCGGCGAAATGATCGTTTCTCTGCTGTATCACCGCGCGCTAAACGAAGAATGGCAGGAACACGCCCGCGCACTGCGCGATAGCCTGGCGGCACAAGGGTTCAACCTACAGTTGATCGGTCGCGCGACGAAAACCAAAATCTGCCTCGATCGCGATTATGTCGATGAATGCCTGCCGGTTGCAGGTCGGGATATGATTTACCGACAGGTAGAAAACAGCTTCACGCAGCCGAATGCCGCAGTAAATATTAAGATGCTGGAATGGGCGTTGGATGCAACAGCAGGCTCGAAGGGAGATTTGCTGGAGCTATATTGCGGTAATGGCAATTTTTCTCTCGCGCTGGCAAGAAACTTCGAGCGCGTGCTGGCGACGGAAATCGCTAAGCCATCCGTCGCAGCAGCACAGTATAATATCGCCGCGAATAAGATAGAAAACGTGCAGATTATCCGCATGGCGGCAGAAGAATTTACGCAGGCCATGCAGGGTGTACGTCAGTTTAACCGCTTACAGGGTATCGATCTAACGAGCTACCAGTGCGAGACTATTTTTGTTGATCCACCGCGCAGCGGGCTGGATGACGAAACGGTGAAACTGGTGCAGGCGTATCCGCGTATTCTTTATATTTCCTGCAACCCGGAAACGTTGAGCAATAACCTGCAAACACTATCGGAAACCCACGACATTCGCCGTCTGGCGCTGTTCGATCAATTCCCTTACACCCATCATATGGAGTGTGGCGTACTGTTGGAAAAACGTCAGTGA
- the fabR gene encoding HTH-type transcriptional repressor FabR → MGVRAQQKERTRRSLIEAAFSQLSAERSFTSLSLREVAREAGIAPTSFYRHFRDVDELGLTMVDESGLMLRQLMRQARQRIARTGSIIRTSVSTFMEFIGNNPNAFRLLLRERSGTSAAFRAAVAREIQHFIAELADYLEVENHIPRSFAEAQSEAMVTIVFSAGAEALDVSLEQRKQLEERLVLQLRMIAKGAYYWYRKEHDSSFTVP, encoded by the coding sequence ATGGGTGTCAGAGCACAACAAAAAGAACGGACTCGTCGTTCCCTTATCGAAGCTGCATTTAGCCAGTTAAGCGCTGAACGCAGCTTTACCAGCCTGAGCCTGCGTGAAGTCGCTCGCGAAGCGGGTATTGCGCCGACATCTTTCTATCGTCATTTTCGTGACGTGGATGAACTGGGGCTGACAATGGTCGATGAAAGCGGGCTGATGTTGCGCCAGTTAATGCGTCAGGCTCGGCAGCGTATCGCCAGAACGGGCAGCATTATCAGAACGTCGGTTTCTACCTTCATGGAATTTATCGGTAATAATCCTAATGCGTTCCGGCTATTGCTGCGCGAGCGCTCAGGGACGTCGGCGGCTTTCCGTGCGGCAGTAGCGCGGGAGATTCAGCATTTTATCGCTGAACTGGCGGATTATCTTGAGGTAGAAAATCACATTCCCCGCAGCTTCGCGGAAGCGCAGTCGGAAGCGATGGTGACCATTGTTTTCAGTGCGGGAGCGGAAGCCTTAGATGTTTCCCTGGAACAGCGCAAACAGTTGGAAGAGCGGCTGGTGCTGCAACTGCGGATGATCGCCAAAGGGGCTTATTACTGGTACAGAAAAGAGCACGACAGTAGCTTTACTGTGCCATAA
- the murI gene encoding glutamate racemase yields MATARQDENTISQEAIPSNLPSRPTILVFDSGVGGLSVYDEIRQLLPDLHYIYAFDNEAFPYGEKSQQFIIERVVEIVSALQQRHQLALVVIACNTASTISLPALRERFTFPVVGVVPAVKPAAKLTRNGVVGLLATRATVQRPYTHELIARFATDCQILSLGSSELVELAEAKLQGEAISIPELQKILRPWLRLPEPPDTVVLGCTHFPLLAEELKAALPEGTRLVDSGAAIAKRTAWLIANLDNPPLSTDKNLVYCLTVTPKVATLWPILQRYGFDSLEKLPLY; encoded by the coding sequence ATGGCTACCGCACGGCAGGACGAGAATACTATCTCACAGGAAGCTATACCTTCTAACCTGCCATCCCGCCCTACGATTCTGGTGTTCGACTCCGGCGTAGGCGGGCTGTCTGTTTATGATGAGATCCGGCAACTCCTGCCGGATCTTCACTATATATACGCATTCGATAATGAAGCGTTTCCCTATGGTGAGAAATCACAGCAATTTATTATCGAGCGCGTGGTTGAGATTGTTAGCGCACTCCAACAACGTCATCAGCTCGCACTGGTTGTGATTGCTTGTAATACGGCGAGTACGATTTCCCTTCCTGCTTTGCGTGAACGTTTTACTTTCCCTGTCGTGGGTGTCGTCCCAGCGGTTAAACCCGCGGCTAAGCTGACACGTAACGGTGTTGTTGGCCTACTCGCGACGCGAGCAACGGTTCAACGCCCGTACACGCACGAGCTGATTGCCCGTTTTGCTACGGATTGCCAGATTTTGTCGCTGGGGTCATCAGAACTGGTTGAGTTGGCAGAGGCTAAATTGCAGGGGGAGGCGATCTCAATTCCGGAACTGCAAAAAATTCTACGTCCTTGGCTACGCCTTCCGGAGCCACCAGATACAGTTGTGCTCGGGTGTACGCATTTCCCATTGTTGGCAGAAGAACTGAAGGCGGCATTGCCAGAGGGGACTCGTCTTGTGGATTCTGGTGCTGCTATAGCCAAAAGAACGGCATGGCTGATTGCTAATCTGGATAATCCTCCACTTTCTACAGATAAAAATCTGGTTTATTGCCTGACGGTTACGCCTAAAGTCGCTACGCTGTGGCCAATATTGCAGCGCTATGGCTTCGATTCGCTGGAAAAACTACCACTTTACTAG
- the oxyR gene encoding DNA-binding transcriptional regulator OxyR yields the protein MNIRDLEYLVALAEHRHFRRAADSCHVSQPTLSGQIRKLEDELGVMLLERTSRKVLFTQAGLLLVEQARTVLREVKVLKEMASQQGESMSGPLHIGLIPTVGPYLLPQIIPMLHRTFPKLEMYLHEAQTHQLLAQLDSGKLDCAILAMVKESEAFIEVPLFDEPMKLAIYQDHPWANRERVAMSDLAGEKLLMLEDGHCLRDQAMGFCFQAGADEDTHFRATSLETLRNMVAAGSGITLLPSLSVPRERERDGVCYLPCYKPEPKRTIALVYRPGSPLRGRYEQLADTIREHMQGYMENLSK from the coding sequence ATGAACATTCGGGATTTAGAGTATCTTGTCGCGCTGGCAGAGCATCGTCACTTTCGGCGCGCAGCAGATTCCTGCCATGTGAGTCAACCCACGCTCAGTGGACAGATTCGTAAACTGGAAGATGAGTTGGGCGTGATGTTGTTGGAGAGGACCAGCCGCAAAGTGTTGTTTACCCAAGCTGGGTTGCTGTTGGTCGAGCAGGCACGCACGGTATTACGTGAGGTTAAGGTATTAAAAGAGATGGCGAGCCAGCAGGGGGAAAGTATGTCGGGGCCGCTGCATATCGGCCTGATCCCTACTGTGGGGCCTTATCTGTTGCCGCAAATCATTCCGATGCTGCACCGCACATTCCCCAAACTCGAAATGTACCTGCACGAAGCACAAACCCATCAACTGCTCGCGCAATTGGACAGCGGTAAACTGGACTGCGCTATTCTGGCGATGGTGAAAGAGTCCGAAGCCTTTATTGAAGTTCCCCTTTTCGACGAGCCGATGAAGCTGGCGATTTATCAGGATCATCCTTGGGCGAACCGTGAACGCGTAGCGATGTCCGATCTGGCGGGCGAAAAGCTATTGATGCTGGAAGACGGCCACTGTCTGCGCGATCAGGCGATGGGCTTCTGTTTTCAGGCTGGAGCGGATGAAGATACGCATTTCCGAGCGACCAGCCTGGAGACGCTGCGCAACATGGTCGCGGCCGGAAGCGGTATTACTCTACTGCCGTCGCTATCGGTTCCGCGTGAGCGTGAGCGCGATGGCGTCTGTTATTTGCCGTGTTATAAGCCGGAGCCTAAGCGCACTATCGCGCTGGTTTATCGCCCCGGTTCCCCGCTACGCGGACGCTACGAGCAGCTTGCTGATACCATCCGCGAGCACATGCAGGGCTATATGGAAAACCTGTCAAAATAA
- the birA gene encoding bifunctional biotin--[acetyl-CoA-carboxylase] ligase/biotin operon repressor BirA encodes MKDITVPLKLIKILSDGEFYSGEVLGEMMGMSRAAINKHIQTIRDWGIDVFTVTGKGYSLPVPMQLLDKEAILKNLPEGGVTVLSVVDSTNQYILERLDTLFSGDACLAEYQQSGRGRRGRQWFSPFGANLYLSLYWRLEQGPAAAVGVSLVIGIVMAEVLHKLGADGVRVKWPNDLYLKDRKLAGILVELTGKTGDAANLVIGAGINLQMREPAPDTINQGWINLQEAGIDINRNTLASTLISELRGALAIFELQGLEPFISRWEKLDNYFNRPIRLIIGNREIYGIDRGIDRQGALLLERDGLVTPYIGGEISLRGA; translated from the coding sequence ATGAAAGATATTACAGTTCCTCTTAAATTAATTAAGATTCTCTCTGATGGTGAATTTTACTCTGGTGAAGTACTGGGTGAAATGATGGGGATGAGTAGAGCTGCTATTAATAAACATATTCAAACTATACGTGACTGGGGAATTGACGTTTTTACTGTAACAGGTAAAGGTTATTCTTTACCGGTACCTATGCAGTTATTAGATAAAGAAGCCATCCTCAAAAATCTACCAGAGGGGGGAGTAACTGTCCTCTCTGTCGTTGATTCTACTAACCAGTATATTTTAGAACGATTGGACACATTATTCTCCGGTGACGCGTGCCTTGCTGAATATCAGCAATCTGGCCGTGGCCGTCGGGGTCGGCAATGGTTTTCACCCTTTGGGGCGAATTTATATCTGTCCTTATATTGGCGCCTAGAACAGGGACCTGCCGCCGCTGTTGGGGTTAGTTTGGTTATCGGTATCGTCATGGCTGAAGTACTACATAAGCTTGGTGCTGATGGTGTGCGAGTCAAATGGCCCAATGATTTATATCTAAAGGATCGAAAATTAGCTGGCATTCTTGTTGAATTGACCGGAAAAACGGGTGATGCGGCTAATTTGGTGATTGGTGCAGGCATTAATTTGCAAATGAGAGAACCCGCTCCAGATACCATTAATCAAGGCTGGATAAATTTACAAGAAGCAGGTATAGACATTAATCGTAATACACTTGCTTCAACTCTCATTTCTGAGTTGAGAGGGGCTTTGGCTATCTTTGAGCTACAAGGTCTTGAGCCATTCATTTCCAGATGGGAAAAATTGGATAACTATTTTAATCGTCCAATTCGTTTGATTATCGGTAATCGAGAAATATACGGAATTGATCGTGGAATAGATCGCCAAGGCGCATTGTTGTTAGAACGTGATGGCCTAGTCACGCCATATATTGGCGGTGAAATTTCGCTGCGTGGTGCATAA